The Methanophagales archaeon genome window below encodes:
- a CDS encoding ATP-binding protein has protein sequence MVKQLTIVSGKGGTGKTTVVASFASLAANKVIADCDVDAPDLHLLLHPEVMKRTEFKGAKLAEMDKTRCIECGNCASVCRFHAISDTPSGFALNPARCEGCGACVFVCEQEAIRLRERISGYTLVSRTRYGTMVHAQLSIGEEASGKLVTAVRTNARQVAEDEHCELVLIDGSPGIGCPVVASLTGVDLALVVTEPTMSGLYDLARIINVANHFGIRSMVCINKYDLNESNSRKIADFCHQQGIPVAGRVPYDSIVTEAMVEGVPVVEYSDGAVSKAIRAMWSYIKYTL, from the coding sequence ATGGTGAAGCAGCTAACAATAGTGAGTGGTAAAGGAGGTACTGGAAAGACGACAGTTGTGGCATCATTCGCATCACTTGCAGCGAACAAGGTCATTGCGGATTGCGATGTGGATGCGCCGGATCTCCACCTGCTGCTGCATCCCGAGGTGATGAAACGGACCGAATTTAAAGGTGCAAAATTGGCAGAGATGGACAAGACCAGGTGTATAGAATGTGGTAACTGTGCATCTGTATGCAGATTCCATGCTATCTCCGATACACCCTCCGGGTTCGCACTCAATCCCGCACGGTGCGAGGGCTGTGGTGCATGTGTGTTTGTCTGTGAACAGGAAGCGATTAGACTGAGAGAGCGTATTTCTGGATATACATTAGTATCACGGACGAGATATGGAACGATGGTGCATGCGCAACTGAGCATAGGGGAGGAGGCATCCGGTAAACTTGTTACTGCGGTTAGAACGAACGCCCGGCAAGTAGCGGAAGATGAGCACTGTGAGCTTGTACTTATAGATGGATCACCAGGCATTGGTTGCCCTGTGGTTGCTTCGCTCACCGGTGTGGATCTCGCACTCGTGGTCACGGAGCCTACGATGTCCGGACTGTATGACCTCGCGCGAATCATTAACGTAGCCAATCACTTTGGAATCCGTTCAATGGTATGTATCAATAAATACGACCTGAACGAGTCAAACAGCCGTAAGATAGCAGACTTCTGCCACCAGCAGGGCATACCGGTAGCAGGTAGAGTCCCCTATGACTCAATAGTTACAGAAGCGATGGTCGAAGGCGTACCAGTTGTTGAATATTCAGATGGAGCGGTATCGAAGGCGATAAGAGCTATGTGGAGCTATATAAAATATACTCTATAG
- a CDS encoding ATP-binding protein: MIISVASGKGGTGKTTVAVNLALSLSNDADVQLLDCDVEEPNAYIFFNPSAENEEVKPVHRLIPEVDEEHCDYCGKCASACEYNAIIVLPGQLKVMLFPELCNGCGLCTMVCPRDAIREVPHEIGVIRRYRSDSIELIYGVLKIGEVRATPLIDRVKEELRPEKMVIIDSPPGTSCPVIAAVQDSDYCILVTEPTPFGLYDLKLAVEVLKLLKIPSGLVINKAGVGDREVYKYSEAEGIPILLEIPYSEAMARYYSEGMPIVAAMPEWKKRFADIIEEIKLKVKDKAKEK; this comes from the coding sequence ATGATTATATCGGTAGCGAGTGGTAAAGGAGGCACCGGTAAGACGACAGTGGCTGTAAATCTCGCTCTCTCGCTCTCAAACGATGCAGATGTCCAACTACTGGATTGCGATGTCGAAGAGCCAAACGCATATATATTCTTCAATCCGAGCGCTGAGAATGAGGAAGTGAAACCGGTGCACAGATTGATACCAGAGGTTGATGAGGAACACTGTGATTACTGCGGTAAATGCGCTTCTGCATGTGAATATAACGCGATTATTGTACTGCCCGGGCAGCTCAAGGTCATGCTCTTCCCCGAATTGTGTAATGGCTGCGGTTTATGCACCATGGTCTGTCCGCGAGATGCGATTAGAGAGGTGCCACATGAGATAGGGGTTATCAGGCGATACAGAAGCGATAGCATAGAACTCATTTACGGCGTGCTGAAGATTGGTGAGGTAAGAGCAACACCATTGATAGACCGTGTGAAGGAGGAGCTCAGACCTGAGAAGATGGTGATAATTGATTCCCCGCCCGGTACTTCATGCCCGGTCATTGCGGCTGTTCAGGATAGTGATTACTGCATTCTTGTTACAGAACCCACACCGTTTGGACTGTATGACCTGAAACTCGCAGTTGAGGTCCTCAAGCTATTGAAGATACCTTCTGGATTGGTGATAAACAAAGCAGGAGTTGGAGACCGGGAAGTATATAAGTATAGTGAGGCGGAAGGAATCCCGATTCTGCTTGAAATCCCATATAGTGAGGCGATGGCGAGATACTATTCAGAAGGTATGCCGATTGTAGCGGCGATGCCCGAATGGAAGAAGCGTTTCGCGGATATAATAGAGGAAATAAAGCTGAAAGTAAAGGATAAGGCAAAGGAGAAGTGA
- a CDS encoding arginine--tRNA ligase: MYLQFKREVEHILKAALADASYEYEYSSLGLEESEHADITSRIAFTLAARYRKPPENIAADIVRHITIPAPTERTLVSRAVTSGPYINFYVNDSFLDGTLRRLKGGGGGGDNTEKKHDKSTRIIIEHTSANPDGPLHIGHLRNAIIGDVLARVLTYSGYQVETQYYVNDMGRQVAVAVWGASRLKLETRKKGDYAIVDVYIAANRMLEANAAYRTEVDALMRRYEAGDEEVVKRYEEVVQRCLAGIKASLQRLNIHHDLFVFESEFVRSGAVQHIIEELKRKGDIKSEGSALILYLDGIEKGLVIQRADGTSLYTTRDLAYHRWKSERCDRMIDVLGKDHELVSQQLRKALLLLGVKAPEFVIFEFVSLPSGSLSTRAGRYISADELMEKIEARAYEEVKKRRRDLSEDKKCEIARMVGIGALRYDMVKVSPEKHIIFNLEDALDIEKKGAPFIQYAHARASSILRMATDRGFKIDSADANVALLRDKSEVELIKKLAMFEYVMESAASELKLHKVARYARELAEVFNIFYKNCPVLNAEEELREARLVLVDCTKQVLCEVLSVLGIEAPEEM; the protein is encoded by the coding sequence ATGTACCTCCAATTCAAGCGAGAAGTTGAGCATATACTGAAAGCTGCACTGGCTGATGCATCATACGAATATGAATATAGCAGCCTGGGGTTAGAAGAGAGTGAGCATGCTGATATCACATCTCGAATTGCTTTCACCTTGGCTGCCAGATACAGAAAGCCACCTGAGAACATCGCTGCGGATATCGTCCGCCATATTACTATACCAGCTCCGACTGAGCGAACACTTGTATCAAGAGCAGTTACCTCCGGTCCTTACATCAACTTCTACGTCAATGATTCTTTTCTCGATGGCACACTGAGACGGCTAAAAGGTGGTGGAGGTGGTGGAGATAACACAGAGAAGAAGCATGATAAAAGTACAAGGATAATAATTGAACATACCTCTGCGAATCCTGATGGACCCCTGCACATAGGGCATCTCAGGAACGCTATCATAGGCGATGTGCTGGCACGAGTATTAACTTATTCGGGCTACCAGGTGGAGACGCAATATTATGTGAATGACATGGGCAGGCAGGTAGCGGTTGCGGTATGGGGTGCTTCCAGATTGAAGCTTGAGACGCGAAAGAAGGGGGACTATGCGATAGTTGATGTTTATATCGCAGCCAATCGAATGTTAGAGGCTAATGCAGCTTATCGTACCGAAGTGGATGCGCTGATGAGGCGCTATGAAGCAGGGGATGAGGAAGTGGTGAAGCGCTACGAGGAGGTTGTTCAGAGATGCCTCGCCGGTATTAAGGCATCATTACAAAGGCTGAATATCCATCATGACCTGTTCGTATTTGAGAGTGAATTTGTGCGTAGTGGTGCGGTACAACATATAATAGAGGAGTTAAAGCGAAAAGGAGATATAAAATCTGAGGGCTCTGCACTCATACTTTACTTAGATGGAATAGAGAAGGGACTGGTGATTCAGCGTGCAGATGGAACTTCACTCTACACCACCCGTGACCTCGCGTATCATCGCTGGAAGAGCGAGCGATGTGACCGTATGATAGATGTGCTGGGTAAGGACCATGAACTGGTATCGCAGCAATTGCGAAAAGCACTGCTATTATTGGGTGTGAAGGCGCCAGAATTTGTCATCTTTGAGTTCGTATCTTTACCCTCTGGCTCTTTATCCACACGCGCAGGCAGGTATATCTCGGCAGATGAGTTGATGGAGAAGATAGAAGCGCGTGCATACGAGGAGGTGAAGAAGCGAAGAAGGGACCTGAGCGAGGATAAGAAGTGCGAGATAGCAAGAATGGTGGGAATAGGTGCATTACGTTACGATATGGTGAAAGTCTCGCCAGAGAAACATATAATATTCAACCTCGAGGATGCTCTGGACATAGAGAAGAAAGGCGCACCTTTTATTCAGTACGCCCATGCTCGTGCATCCAGTATATTACGCATGGCAACTGACCGTGGCTTTAAAATTGATTCTGCCGATGCCAATGTGGCTCTGTTAAGGGATAAAAGCGAGGTGGAATTGATAAAGAAGCTTGCAATGTTTGAGTATGTAATGGAGAGTGCGGCTTCTGAGCTAAAACTGCATAAGGTTGCCAGATACGCGAGAGAGCTCGCTGAAGTCTTCAATATCTTTTATAAGAATTGCCCTGTACTGAATGCAGAAGAAGAATTAAGAGAAGCAAGATTGGTGCTTGTAGATTGTACGAAGCAGGTTTTATGTGAAGTCCTCTCTGTGCTTGGTATAGAAGCGCCAGAGGAGATGTGA
- a CDS encoding diphthine synthase, giving the protein MLTFVGLGLYDPEDITLKGLEAVRDADVVYAEFYTSPAGARTIEKLEDAYGRKISLLEREELEEDAERGILELAKSKKVVLLSGGDAMIATTHVDLRLRAIERGIETRIVHAASIASAAAGLCGLQNYKFGKSATVSPPYKGVISHVPYETIEDNTERGLHTLLYLDIGMRIADALELLESVERERGGGMLKRSLLVGIARAGSDDAVVKADYITSLKGYEFGDLPHVLIVTGELHFVEREALIKIAHAPGSI; this is encoded by the coding sequence ATGCTGACCTTCGTCGGACTCGGGTTGTATGACCCGGAAGATATAACATTGAAAGGTCTGGAAGCGGTAAGAGATGCGGATGTGGTCTATGCAGAGTTCTATACATCTCCCGCGGGAGCGCGTACGATAGAGAAGCTGGAGGATGCTTATGGCAGAAAGATCTCGCTATTGGAGCGTGAAGAGCTGGAAGAGGACGCAGAGAGGGGGATTCTGGAACTCGCGAAGAGCAAGAAAGTGGTCTTACTCAGTGGTGGCGATGCCATGATTGCTACTACGCATGTAGATCTGCGGCTAAGGGCGATTGAGAGGGGGATAGAGACACGGATAGTACATGCGGCTTCTATCGCATCTGCAGCTGCGGGTCTATGCGGGCTTCAGAACTACAAATTTGGTAAGTCCGCAACGGTATCACCACCATATAAGGGTGTTATATCACATGTACCCTATGAGACGATAGAGGATAACACTGAGCGAGGACTCCATACACTCCTCTATCTTGATATCGGAATGCGCATAGCGGATGCGCTGGAGTTACTGGAATCGGTAGAGCGTGAGAGGGGAGGAGGAATGCTTAAGCGCTCTTTACTGGTGGGCATAGCGCGGGCAGGCTCTGACGATGCGGTGGTGAAAGCCGATTATATAACATCGCTGAAGGGCTATGAATTTGGTGACCTGCCGCATGTGCTCATCGTCACCGGTGAATTGCATTTTGTAGAACGCGAAGCTTTGATAAAGATCGCGCATGCACCCGGTTCTATCTGA
- a CDS encoding VWA domain-containing protein, producing MNNKKYERAKGIIGIALAVIMLASVFAIVPTAMAEPPEGGAPSSIRIYGDVQPDGNAPERYTNWTQPFDPTVIPKDSITFNPALLEEEFGVKNGENAREKIFLRAWYEPCGKYWGSRKNYTHPTINMEYTYMLINTQYKPTSGQPGNSKTLFAFPTCEISSQPGLGAWNCMSKSTEGELTRLANVSGSVVPYGKTVNGRIEIEKGFRNLGVGDEVQFLDHKLEVTAINDHDYVIRVWYAGNRDDDAGKGWITLKKGAKMYFDRHNNMYSTANHDPAAGQIRTWYVRRDSKNSNIIYLGKELQPCDVFYVNGVRYDVTAIEVLDTTGDSNADALKYITLRTKLPKCIEAIPEESVVSSQSIECIEPSEIIPVLPPFNEKHYMVDDIDIPLWTSVSEERNWTKQDYAGTKLDTDNDGEWIAYDVDERIIPDVGPLNITYIAEDFERRYSTNLLEKLQEKWSGAVTSAERVDLFFLIDGSQSISQQDFELQKQGLAEAVKDPNVVPQDGTVRVCVIQFSSNASMEVPLTIIDPDNASLVADDIMNITQMKGNTNMSGAFRVAIENLPGDSSGIQVIDLSTDGYPTGGDSEEKVLNARDDALSEGFDVVNTLGVGMDIDQDFLKELAYPQPWQESPGFYVHAEDYHDFVDKIREKIRVEVEGRLVESWTKLDIQSLPDLYTEFVLPELPDIKAAEDRDLYGDYLITTSLIAPQAEGDLPHKRVAFSYDPDPEHGGIDDDIYVNYKDEIKSGTIRVYGHGNASTIGIRNECNIEQYTNWEEPFNPTSIRKDSITFNAAILPYSTEYPMHAQGEDCDLKEYLRVWYVPEYEFYGNHEPVHREHAIVTETTYMLIDSQDKKPWHADANRSWFPFPIVADLSDGKAKGLQSFENEGVESTMDNLVMLSYVNCSSADLLNTLHKTTNGTIRLEKTYIMSANQKVEFMDHTLKFEGFDEVTGEPSVEIKYCGNKDEIMDPSPRYGISSTTRFYDRHNNDYDTPEHPDRTWYARFDGQLKGGKAMITVGKELQRGDIFYVDGVRYEIAAIEVLDEDGNLANGCEKFKYITIRTPFPKGEGELLQQWRSCADSQYIQRIAHSTPIPVLPPMNMVHKIVDDTDVALWQPLKLLDKWPYGDPNGIPGIEYFPCADRYLTMQYPPYAWLKYFRAVPIDTDGDMETEIPSDWQLWEDYGGPFYPGDVTNAVPDGWQCCECGIPMPLPTKFTIFDSEHWIANDVDERIVSNVAPLDFEWKEEEAEPRYSTNLLEILNETLFADSEAYESWTKYDIQTLPDEYTTFKLPETPSVNPNVYIGGEYQVYQPDTRKYPGSYLITTSFIAPNAKGDLNLEQSYSVPNRFAFTFNPADSTGIYVNENPLLPPSPGADRFTIQLKALQNYLSLPVLPENRDPEAIFGRDVEVWSYNATSGWSRPSELEAGKGYYVYNPWAPKTITIYGEGVRLEWSDIKPTLQPGWNLIGVGNESISVSWLDNVQIWRYMNGYPYGDFWPMPPNIRVQLQPGQAYWIYKIA from the coding sequence GTGAACAACAAAAAATATGAGAGAGCGAAAGGGATAATAGGAATAGCACTGGCAGTGATAATGCTCGCTTCGGTATTCGCCATTGTCCCTACGGCGATGGCAGAACCACCGGAGGGAGGGGCGCCATCTTCTATCAGGATATACGGTGATGTCCAACCAGATGGTAATGCACCCGAACGATATACTAATTGGACGCAGCCATTCGACCCCACGGTGATACCAAAGGATTCCATTACTTTTAACCCCGCACTGCTTGAGGAGGAGTTTGGTGTAAAAAATGGTGAGAATGCGCGTGAGAAGATATTCCTTAGGGCGTGGTACGAACCCTGTGGTAAGTACTGGGGTTCCAGGAAGAACTATACACATCCAACGATAAACATGGAATATACCTACATGCTGATAAATACACAATATAAGCCGACATCCGGGCAACCGGGCAATAGCAAAACACTCTTTGCATTTCCAACCTGCGAGATATCTTCTCAGCCAGGATTGGGTGCGTGGAACTGTATGTCGAAGAGTACCGAGGGGGAGCTCACAAGACTCGCGAATGTCAGCGGTTCAGTAGTGCCGTATGGGAAGACGGTGAATGGGCGGATTGAGATTGAGAAGGGCTTCAGGAATCTGGGAGTAGGGGATGAAGTCCAGTTCCTCGACCATAAGCTGGAAGTGACTGCAATTAACGACCATGACTATGTTATAAGAGTCTGGTATGCGGGGAACAGAGATGATGATGCGGGTAAAGGTTGGATTACACTGAAAAAAGGAGCGAAGATGTACTTCGATAGGCATAATAACATGTATTCCACTGCGAACCACGACCCAGCCGCTGGACAGATAAGGACATGGTATGTGAGACGGGACAGTAAGAACAGTAATATTATATATCTTGGTAAGGAACTCCAACCATGTGATGTCTTCTACGTCAATGGTGTGAGATACGATGTGACAGCGATTGAGGTTCTTGACACCACAGGCGATTCTAACGCAGATGCCCTGAAGTACATAACTCTGAGGACAAAGTTACCAAAGTGTATTGAAGCTATCCCAGAGGAGAGCGTTGTATCCTCTCAGTCCATCGAATGTATAGAGCCCTCTGAGATTATACCTGTTCTACCACCGTTCAACGAGAAGCATTACATGGTTGACGATATTGACATACCACTGTGGACAAGTGTATCAGAGGAGAGAAACTGGACGAAACAGGACTATGCAGGTACAAAACTTGATACAGACAATGATGGCGAGTGGATAGCATACGATGTTGATGAGCGAATAATACCCGATGTTGGGCCTTTAAACATCACATACATTGCAGAGGACTTTGAGCGGCGGTACTCTACGAATCTGCTCGAGAAGCTGCAGGAGAAGTGGTCTGGTGCTGTTACCAGCGCAGAAAGAGTGGACCTGTTCTTCCTGATTGATGGTTCCCAGAGTATCAGTCAGCAAGATTTCGAATTGCAGAAGCAGGGACTGGCTGAGGCTGTGAAAGATCCGAATGTGGTTCCCCAGGATGGTACAGTACGTGTCTGTGTGATTCAGTTCTCCAGCAATGCCAGTATGGAGGTTCCACTCACCATAATTGATCCGGATAACGCGAGTTTGGTAGCAGATGACATCATGAACATTACCCAGATGAAGGGTAATACAAACATGAGTGGGGCATTTAGAGTAGCGATTGAGAACTTACCCGGTGATAGCTCCGGAATACAGGTGATTGATCTCTCAACCGATGGCTACCCGACGGGTGGGGATTCAGAAGAGAAGGTACTGAATGCAAGAGATGATGCGCTAAGTGAGGGTTTCGATGTGGTGAATACACTCGGTGTTGGAATGGATATAGACCAGGACTTCCTGAAAGAGCTGGCGTATCCGCAGCCATGGCAGGAATCTCCAGGGTTCTATGTGCATGCCGAAGATTACCATGATTTCGTGGATAAGATCAGGGAGAAGATAAGGGTAGAAGTAGAAGGCCGGCTCGTGGAATCATGGACTAAACTCGATATCCAGTCTCTTCCCGACCTGTACACCGAATTCGTACTACCGGAGCTGCCAGACATAAAAGCAGCGGAAGATAGAGACTTATACGGAGATTACCTGATTACAACCTCACTGATCGCGCCACAGGCAGAGGGAGATTTGCCGCACAAAAGGGTGGCGTTCTCATACGATCCTGACCCCGAACATGGTGGCATTGACGATGACATCTATGTGAACTACAAGGATGAAATCAAAAGTGGCACTATCCGGGTGTACGGGCATGGCAATGCAAGCACGATCGGTATTCGGAATGAGTGCAATATAGAGCAGTATACAAATTGGGAAGAGCCTTTCAATCCAACATCAATAAGAAAGGATTCTATTACCTTTAATGCTGCTATACTGCCTTACAGCACGGAGTATCCGATGCATGCCCAGGGAGAAGACTGTGACCTGAAAGAATACCTGCGGGTATGGTATGTACCAGAGTACGAGTTCTATGGTAACCATGAACCTGTGCATCGAGAACATGCGATTGTGACTGAGACGACATACATGCTCATTGATTCACAGGACAAGAAGCCATGGCATGCAGATGCAAACCGGAGCTGGTTCCCGTTCCCAATCGTAGCAGACCTATCAGATGGTAAGGCAAAGGGATTACAGTCATTTGAGAATGAAGGGGTCGAGTCCACAATGGATAACCTCGTAATGCTCTCATACGTGAATTGCTCGTCAGCGGATCTGCTAAATACTCTGCACAAGACAACCAATGGAACAATAAGGCTGGAGAAGACATATATCATGAGTGCGAATCAAAAAGTGGAGTTCATGGATCATACACTGAAGTTTGAGGGCTTTGATGAGGTTACCGGTGAACCGAGTGTGGAGATAAAGTATTGCGGCAATAAAGATGAGATCATGGACCCAAGTCCAAGGTATGGGATATCGAGCACGACCAGATTCTACGATAGGCACAACAATGACTATGATACGCCAGAGCACCCGGACAGGACATGGTATGCCCGCTTTGATGGGCAACTAAAGGGTGGCAAAGCGATGATAACAGTGGGTAAAGAACTTCAGCGGGGCGATATATTCTACGTGGATGGTGTGCGTTATGAAATCGCGGCGATAGAAGTCTTGGATGAAGATGGAAACCTGGCAAACGGCTGTGAGAAGTTCAAGTACATCACAATCAGAACTCCGTTCCCGAAGGGCGAAGGAGAGTTATTGCAACAGTGGAGATCATGTGCAGACTCACAGTACATACAGAGAATTGCTCACAGTACACCAATACCAGTACTCCCGCCGATGAACATGGTGCACAAGATTGTGGACGATACAGATGTGGCGCTATGGCAGCCATTGAAGCTGCTTGATAAATGGCCATACGGTGATCCAAATGGTATTCCTGGTATCGAGTACTTCCCGTGTGCAGACCGGTATCTGACGATGCAGTATCCGCCATACGCATGGCTGAAGTACTTCCGTGCGGTGCCTATAGACACCGATGGAGATATGGAAACAGAGATACCATCTGACTGGCAGCTCTGGGAGGACTATGGTGGTCCATTCTATCCGGGAGATGTAACAAATGCAGTACCGGATGGCTGGCAGTGCTGCGAATGCGGGATACCAATGCCGCTGCCAACAAAATTCACTATCTTCGACAGCGAACACTGGATTGCGAACGATGTTGACGAGCGAATAGTAAGCAACGTGGCACCGTTAGACTTCGAGTGGAAGGAAGAGGAGGCAGAGCCAAGGTATTCAACGAATCTGCTGGAGATCTTGAATGAGACTCTGTTCGCGGATAGCGAAGCATACGAGAGCTGGACGAAGTATGACATCCAGACATTGCCTGACGAGTACACTACATTCAAACTGCCTGAGACACCATCTGTGAATCCAAATGTGTACATTGGTGGTGAATATCAGGTCTACCAGCCAGATACAAGAAAATACCCCGGCAGCTACCTGATTACTACTTCGTTCATTGCACCAAATGCAAAGGGCGACCTGAACCTGGAACAGTCATATAGTGTACCAAACAGATTCGCATTCACATTCAACCCCGCAGATAGCACGGGTATTTACGTGAATGAGAATCCGCTGCTTCCGCCATCACCAGGTGCTGATAGATTCACCATCCAGCTCAAGGCACTCCAGAACTATCTATCGCTACCTGTACTGCCCGAGAATAGAGACCCAGAAGCGATCTTCGGCAGAGACGTGGAAGTCTGGAGCTACAATGCGACCAGTGGCTGGAGCCGACCAAGTGAACTCGAGGCTGGAAAGGGTTACTATGTATATAACCCGTGGGCACCGAAGACGATCACTATATACGGAGAGGGTGTACGGCTGGAGTGGAGTGATATAAAACCAACGTTGCAGCCAGGCTGGAATCTGATAGGCGTAGGTAACGAGAGTATTTCAGTATCGTGGTTGGATAACGTACAGATCTGGCGGTACATGAATGGATACCCCTACGGTGATTTCTGGCCGATGCCACCAAATATCAGGGTGCAACTTCAGCCAGGGCAGGCATACTGGATATACAAGATTGCATAA
- the purF gene encoding amidophosphoribosyltransferase — MSEGCGIVGIALDEGDAVLPIFYALYALQHRGQESAGIAVSKSKSKEEESGVNIPLIKGMGFVYEVFSPRRLESLEGKGNIGIGHVRYSTTGASRAENAEPLVVNYHRGQIAIAHNGNLVNAAELKSELQREGRIFHSDTDTEVIAHLLAKELVRHDPIEAVKILMRRVVGSYSLVILMDNSLIAIRDPLGIKPLCFGTLSDDKGYIVASESSAIDTTGGDLIRDIRPGEVLIIHNTNKNRRLESYQLYRGINTAHCVFEYIYFARPDSVLDGRLVYDVRLKIGERLAEEHGIEADIVSPVPDSGITFAIGYAKRSGLDYMEGFIKNRYVGRTFIMPDESYRDIAVRLKLNVVKRNVEGKQVVLVDDSIVRGTTSRQIVTFLKKKGAKKVHLRIGSPPIIAPCYLGINTPTRDELLASNRSMEAIRKFLNADSIGYLSLQGLIDSIGISKNNLCLGCLNERYPVEIPGEVCVARQLKLSHF; from the coding sequence ATGAGCGAAGGATGTGGTATAGTTGGCATAGCTCTGGATGAGGGAGACGCAGTACTACCGATATTTTACGCTCTTTATGCCCTTCAGCATCGCGGTCAGGAATCGGCGGGTATAGCAGTGAGTAAAAGTAAAAGTAAAGAAGAAGAATCAGGTGTGAATATACCGTTGATAAAAGGTATGGGCTTCGTTTATGAGGTCTTCTCCCCTCGTCGGTTGGAATCGCTAGAGGGTAAGGGTAACATTGGCATTGGTCATGTGAGATATTCAACTACGGGTGCATCAAGGGCAGAAAATGCCGAACCCCTAGTTGTGAATTATCATAGGGGGCAAATCGCTATCGCTCATAATGGTAACCTGGTCAATGCTGCGGAATTGAAGAGCGAATTGCAGCGTGAGGGGAGAATCTTTCATTCAGACACAGATACAGAGGTGATAGCGCATTTATTGGCGAAGGAACTTGTGCGTCACGACCCGATAGAAGCAGTAAAGATATTAATGAGGCGGGTGGTGGGTTCTTATTCTCTGGTTATCCTGATGGATAATTCATTGATTGCAATTAGAGATCCGCTGGGCATAAAACCCCTGTGCTTCGGCACGCTAAGCGATGATAAGGGCTATATAGTGGCATCAGAGAGCAGTGCGATAGATACCACAGGTGGTGATTTGATAAGGGATATAAGACCCGGGGAGGTATTGATAATCCACAACACAAATAAGAACAGGAGATTGGAGAGTTATCAATTGTATCGCGGGATAAACACTGCCCATTGCGTATTTGAGTATATCTATTTTGCGAGACCCGATTCAGTATTGGATGGGAGACTGGTTTACGATGTGAGGCTGAAGATAGGAGAGAGGCTGGCAGAGGAACACGGAATAGAGGCAGATATCGTTTCTCCTGTGCCTGATTCGGGCATTACGTTCGCCATTGGCTATGCGAAGCGCTCAGGGCTGGATTATATGGAGGGCTTTATAAAGAACAGGTATGTAGGTCGTACATTTATCATGCCCGATGAGAGCTACCGGGATATCGCAGTGAGGTTGAAGTTGAATGTGGTGAAGCGGAATGTAGAGGGTAAGCAGGTCGTGCTGGTGGATGACAGCATCGTGAGGGGTACTACATCCAGGCAAATAGTGACTTTTCTGAAGAAAAAAGGAGCAAAAAAGGTGCATTTACGGATCGGCAGTCCGCCGATAATAGCACCCTGTTATCTCGGTATCAACACGCCAACGCGAGATGAGTTGCTGGCATCGAATAGGAGTATGGAAGCGATCCGTAAATTTTTGAATGCCGATTCCATCGGCTATCTCAGCCTCCAGGGTCTGATAGACTCCATAGGGATAAGTAAGAATAATCTCTGCCTGGGCTGTCTGAATGAGAGATATCCGGTTGAGATACCAGGAGAGGTCTGTGTAGCGAGACAGTTGAAATTGTCTCATTTTTAG
- the cobS gene encoding adenosylcobinamide-GDP ribazoletransferase, which produces MRAIISFLTRIPIPVPAGKEPRIEEVAALSYLFPFAALVIALPLTIIAVLLFRVNISPGIAALLTLLCLYFITGLMHLDGLADFFDGLMAGGNREQRIKAMKDEKIGIAGLFATFVILMLNFIAIKEIVAHDFCYPVFIIAELAAKLSMNTCMLVGKRFQSESDTGWGIGALFIKSCTLRGYLIALTCSLLLASIPLISRTYPLRVFSLLSLFIGVSVAIIISYIGGTKFGTVSGDVIGASNEIARTAVLLIWSSQISGLST; this is translated from the coding sequence ATGCGGGCTATAATCAGTTTCCTGACCCGGATACCGATACCGGTACCAGCGGGTAAAGAGCCAAGGATAGAGGAAGTGGCAGCCTTGAGTTATCTGTTCCCGTTCGCTGCTCTTGTCATCGCTCTGCCTCTGACTATCATCGCTGTTTTATTATTCAGAGTGAATATAAGCCCGGGTATAGCTGCTTTGTTAACTCTCCTCTGTCTTTATTTTATTACGGGTCTGATGCATCTGGATGGTCTTGCTGATTTCTTTGATGGGTTGATGGCAGGCGGTAACAGGGAGCAGAGGATAAAGGCGATGAAGGACGAGAAGATAGGTATAGCAGGACTATTTGCCACTTTTGTTATTCTGATGTTGAACTTCATAGCGATAAAAGAGATAGTGGCGCATGATTTTTGCTATCCTGTATTCATAATTGCAGAGCTCGCAGCGAAGCTGAGCATGAATACCTGTATGCTGGTGGGTAAGCGATTTCAATCTGAATCTGATACAGGCTGGGGGATAGGTGCGCTGTTTATAAAGTCATGCACTTTGCGAGGCTATCTTATCGCTCTCACTTGCTCTTTACTCTTAGCTTCTATACCTCTTATCTCACGCACTTATCCACTCAGGGTCTTCAGTCTCCTCAGTCTCTTCATCGGTGTTTCTGTTGCCATTATCATATCATATATCGGGGGTACGAAATTCGGTACGGTGAGCGGTGATGTGATAGGCGCCTCAAATGAGATTGCGAGAACTGCGGTACTCCTTATATGGAGTTCGCAAATAAGTGGATTGTCCACCTAA